From a region of the Synchiropus splendidus isolate RoL2022-P1 chromosome 12, RoL_Sspl_1.0, whole genome shotgun sequence genome:
- the nek2 gene encoding serine/threonine-protein kinase Nek2 isoform X1, protein MPSRVEDYEVLHTIGSGSYGRCQKVRRRSDGKMLVWKELDYGTMGESEKQMLVSEVNLLRELKHPNIVRYYDRIIDRFNTKLYIVMEYCEGGDLSSLIARCIKERRFLEEQFILRVMAQLTLALNECHRRRDGRATVLHRDLKPANIFLDSKQNVKLGDFGLARILNHDTSFAKTFVGTPYYMSPEQINQMSYNEKSDIWSLGCLLYELCALSPPFTAYNQRDLAEKIRVGKFRRIPCRYSEELSTLLSKMLHLKDYMRPSVDSILQSSLLADAVSEEQKKAQTRRQSPESDCPLHKPTASAELRLKEQLLQDRERCLKEREERLEQRERELCARERLATDKLERAENLLKNLNQLQRNLSPYCAKAQDVVGNVSPSKRKVHFAGETKENQQAHTRVLPPEQSIQWRLRAAKMRAQALSNLERECQQKSRQLLGIR, encoded by the exons ATGCCGTCCCGGGTCGAGGATTATGAAGTTCTGCACACTATCGGATCCGGCTCATACGGAAGATGTCAGAAAGTAAGACGAAGATCGGACGGGAAA atgcTGGTGTGGAAGGAGCTGGATTACGGCACGATGGGTGAGAGTGAGAAGCAGATGCTGGTGTCAGAGGTCAACCTCCTCCGTGAGCTCAAGCATCCAAACATCGTCCGGTACTACGACAGGATCATCGACCGCTTCAACACCAAGCTCTACATCGTCATGGAGTACTGCGAGGGAGGAGACCTGTCCAGCCTCATCGCCCGCTGCATCAAAGAAAG GCGTTTCCTAGAGGAGCAGTTCATCCTGCGGGTCATGGCTCAGCTCACACTAGCCCTGAATGAGTGCCACAGGCGGCGCGACGGCAGAGCTACCGTGCTACATCGGGACCTGAAACCAGCAAACATCTTCCTGGACAGCAAGCAAAATGTTAAACTGGGAGATTTCGGTCTGGCCAGGATCCTGAACCACGACACAAGTTTTGCCAAAACCTTTGTTGGGACGCCATACTACATGTCACCG gaacaaataaatcaaatgtcCTACAACGAGAAGTCAGACATTTGGTCTCTGGGCTGTTTGCTCTACGAACTGTGTGCACTCTC GCCTCCTTTTACGGCGTACAACCAGCGGGATCTGGCAGAGAAAATCCGAGTGGGGAAGTTCCGGAGAATCCCGTGCAGATACTCTGAGGAGCTGAGCACGCTGCTCAGTAAAATGCTCCATTTGAAG GACTACATGCGTCCCTCCGTGGATTCCATCTTGCAGAGCAGCCTGCTGGCTGATGCGGTCagtgaggagcagaagaaggcGCAGACGCGAAGACAGTCACCGGAATCTGACTGTCCGCTTCATAAGCCTACGGCTTCCGCGGAACTCCGACTcaaagagcagctgctgcaggaccgAGAGAGGTGTCTGAAGGAGCGCGAGGAGCGGCTGGAGC AACGAGAGCGTGAGCTGTGCGCTCGTGAGCGACTCGCCACGGACAAGCTGGAGag agccgAGAATTTGCTGAAGAACCTCAACCAGCTGCAGAGGAACCTGTCTCCTTACTGTGCCAAAGCCCAAG ATGTGGTCGGAAACGTCTCTCCCAGTAAGAGGAAGGTCCACTTTGCTGGCGAGACGAAAGAGAACCAGCAGGCTCATACTCGTGTGTTGCCTCCAGAGCAGAGTATTCAGTGGAGGCTTCGAGCGGCCAAGATGCGAGCGCAAGCTCTCAGTAACCTGGAGAGAGAGTGTCAGCAGAAGAGCCGGCAGCTGCTTGGCATCCGCTGA
- the nek2 gene encoding serine/threonine-protein kinase Nek2 isoform X2, whose translation MPSRVEDYEVLHTIGSGSYGRCQKVRRRSDGKMLVWKELDYGTMGESEKQMLVSEVNLLRELKHPNIVRYYDRIIDRFNTKLYIVMEYCEGGDLSSLIARCIKERRFLEEQFILRVMAQLTLALNECHRRRDGRATVLHRDLKPANIFLDSKQNVKLGDFGLARILNHDTSFAKTFVGTPYYMSPEQINQMSYNEKSDIWSLGCLLYELCALSPPFTAYNQRDLAEKIRVGKFRRIPCRYSEELSTLLSKMLHLKDYMRPSVDSILQSSLLADAVSEEQKKAQTRRQSPESDCPLHKPTASAELRLKEQLLQDRERCLKEREERLEQRERELCARERLATDKLERAENLLKNLNQLQRNLSPYCAKAQGIRRRPVT comes from the exons ATGCCGTCCCGGGTCGAGGATTATGAAGTTCTGCACACTATCGGATCCGGCTCATACGGAAGATGTCAGAAAGTAAGACGAAGATCGGACGGGAAA atgcTGGTGTGGAAGGAGCTGGATTACGGCACGATGGGTGAGAGTGAGAAGCAGATGCTGGTGTCAGAGGTCAACCTCCTCCGTGAGCTCAAGCATCCAAACATCGTCCGGTACTACGACAGGATCATCGACCGCTTCAACACCAAGCTCTACATCGTCATGGAGTACTGCGAGGGAGGAGACCTGTCCAGCCTCATCGCCCGCTGCATCAAAGAAAG GCGTTTCCTAGAGGAGCAGTTCATCCTGCGGGTCATGGCTCAGCTCACACTAGCCCTGAATGAGTGCCACAGGCGGCGCGACGGCAGAGCTACCGTGCTACATCGGGACCTGAAACCAGCAAACATCTTCCTGGACAGCAAGCAAAATGTTAAACTGGGAGATTTCGGTCTGGCCAGGATCCTGAACCACGACACAAGTTTTGCCAAAACCTTTGTTGGGACGCCATACTACATGTCACCG gaacaaataaatcaaatgtcCTACAACGAGAAGTCAGACATTTGGTCTCTGGGCTGTTTGCTCTACGAACTGTGTGCACTCTC GCCTCCTTTTACGGCGTACAACCAGCGGGATCTGGCAGAGAAAATCCGAGTGGGGAAGTTCCGGAGAATCCCGTGCAGATACTCTGAGGAGCTGAGCACGCTGCTCAGTAAAATGCTCCATTTGAAG GACTACATGCGTCCCTCCGTGGATTCCATCTTGCAGAGCAGCCTGCTGGCTGATGCGGTCagtgaggagcagaagaaggcGCAGACGCGAAGACAGTCACCGGAATCTGACTGTCCGCTTCATAAGCCTACGGCTTCCGCGGAACTCCGACTcaaagagcagctgctgcaggaccgAGAGAGGTGTCTGAAGGAGCGCGAGGAGCGGCTGGAGC AACGAGAGCGTGAGCTGTGCGCTCGTGAGCGACTCGCCACGGACAAGCTGGAGag agccgAGAATTTGCTGAAGAACCTCAACCAGCTGCAGAGGAACCTGTCTCCTTACTGTGCCAAAGCCCAAGGTATCAGACGCCGACCCGTGACCTGA